In Peromyscus eremicus chromosome 2, PerEre_H2_v1, whole genome shotgun sequence, a single genomic region encodes these proteins:
- the LOC131904675 gene encoding olfactory receptor 13J1-like produces METSNRTTVSEFILKGFSGYPALEHLLFPLCSAMYLVTLLGNTAIVAVSILDARLHTPMYFFLGNLSILDICYTSTFVPLMLVHLLSPRKTISFTGCAIQMCLSLSTGSTECLLLAIMAYDRYLAICQPLRYPVLMSHKLCLVLAGASWVLCLFKSVTETVIAMRLPFCGHHVIRHFTCEILAVLKLACGDTAVSDAFLLVGAILLLPVPLTLICLSYMLILATILRVPSATGRRKAFSTCSTHLAVVLLFYSTIIFMYMKPKSKEARISDQVFTVLYAVVTPMLNPVIYSLRNKEVKEAARKVWGSRWACR; encoded by the coding sequence ATGGAGACCAGTAACAGGAcaacagtctctgagttcatcttGAAGGGGTTTTCTGGCTACCCCGCCTTGGAGCACCTACTCTTTCCTCTGTGCTCAGCCATGTACCTGGTGACCCTGCTGGGGAACACTGCCATTGTGGCCGTGAGCATCTTGGATGCCCGCTTACACACGCCCATGTACTTTTTTCTGGGCAATCTTTCCATTTTGGACATCTGCTACACATCTACTTTTGTGCCCCTGATGCTGGTCCACCTCCTATCACCCCGGAAGACCATCTCCTTTACTGGCTGTGCCATCCAGATGTGTTTGAGCCTTTCCACGGGCTCCACAGAGTGCCTGCTGCTTGCCatcatggcctatgaccgctaccTGGCCATTTGCCAACCACTCAGGTACCCTGTGCTCATGAGCCACAAGCTCTGCTTGGTGCTGGCAGGGGCCTCCTGGGTACTCTGCCTCTTTAAGTCGGTGACGGAAACGGTCATTGCCATGAGGCTGCCTTTCTGTGGCCACCATGTGATCAGACACTTCACCTGCGAGATCCTGGCCGTGCTGAAGCTGGCCTGTGGGGACACAGCTGTCAGCGATGCCTTCCTGCTGGTGGGTGCCATCCTCCTCCTGCCTGTACCCCTGACCCTCATCTGCCTGTCCTACATGCTAATCCTGGCCACCATCCTGAGGGTGCCCTCAGCCACCGGACGCCGCAAAGCCTTCTCCACCTGCTCCACACACCTGGCCGTGGTCCTGCTCTTCTACAGCACCATCATCTTCATGTACATGAAACCCAAGAGCAAGGAGGCCCGGATCTCTGACCAGGTCTTCACAGTCCTCTACGCTGTGGTCACACCCATGTTGAACCCCGtcatctacagcctgaggaacaaGGAGGTGAAGGAGGCTGCCAGGAAAGTGTGGGGCAGTAGATGGGCCTGTAGGTGA
- the LOC131904674 gene encoding olfactory receptor 13C7-like, giving the protein MGWANHTAVTGYVLLGLQEHHSLEIVLFVLCLGVYCTTLLGNSLLVGLIVLDPHLHNPMYFFLSNLSLIDICGTSSFIPLMLLNFLDVQRTISFPSCALQMYMTLALGATECLLLAVMAYDRYVAICQPLRYSELMNGQLCVQMAGISWGAGFANSLLQSILVWRLPFCGHNVINHFFCEILAVLKLACGDISLNALILMMATAVLTMTPLLLICLSYVFILAAIFRIPSTAGQAKAFSTCSAHLTVVVIFYGTISFMYLKPKAKDPSVDKIITLFYGIVAPSLNPFIYSLRNMEVKAAITALLRGGLLTRKMSHF; this is encoded by the coding sequence ATGGGTTGGGCAAACCACACAGCTGTGACAGGGTATGTCCTGCTGGGACTCCAGGAGCACCACAGCCTAGAGATAGTCCTGTTCGTGCTTTGTCTGGGCGTCTACTGCACCACTCTACTGGGAAACTCCCTCCTGGTGGGGCTGATTGTGCTGGACCCCCACCTGCACAACCCCATGTACTTCTTTCTCAGCAACCTCTCTCTCATAGACATCTGTGGTACCTCTTCCTTCATACCTCTGATGCTACTCAACTTCCTGGATGTCCAAAGGACCATCTCCTTCCCCAGCTGTGCCCTGCAGATGTACATGACCCTGGCACTAGGTGCTACAGAGTGCCTGCTTCTGGCTGTGATGGCGTACGACCGGTATGTGGCTATCTGTCAGCCACTTCGGTACTCAGAGCTCATGAATGGGCAGCTATGCGTGCAGATGGCAGGAATAAGCTGGGGAGCAGGCTTTGCCAACTCGCTGCTGCAGTCCATCCTTGTCTGGCGCCTCCCCTTCTGTGGCCATAATGTCATCAACCATTTCTTCTGTGAGATCTTGGCAGTGCTGAAGCTGGCCTGCGGGGACATCTCCCTCAACGCACTGATATTAATGATGGCCACGGCTGTCCTGACGATGACTCCACTGCTGCTCATATGCCTCTCTTACGTTTTCATCCTGGCTGCCATCTTTAGGATCCCCTCTACTGCAGGCCAGGCCAAAGCCTTCTCCACCTGCTCTGCCCACCTCACAGTGGTGGTCATTTTCTATGGGACCATATCCTTCATGTACCTCAAGCCCAAAGCCAAAGACCCCAGTGTAGATAAGATCATCACACTGTTCTATGGGATTGTGGCACCCTCACTAAATCCCTTTATCTACAGTCTGAGGAACATGGAAGTGAAAGCCGCCATCACAGCCCTGCTGCGGGGAGGTCTACTCACCAGGAAAATGTCCCACTTTTAA